Proteins encoded in a region of the Salmo trutta chromosome 34, fSalTru1.1, whole genome shotgun sequence genome:
- the LOC115173616 gene encoding glycosylated lysosomal membrane protein-like: MAAEILYTIHFYVLFLLLTIRFSSSFIGNGDNYRRNVSLELNPGLNSLLTPLPPGVGLLHVRALGKNNTLHYLLCSQGAPALLLVHTSSISSKVVVDWPAFLVQNTTGSLKVTPESSVLYSNTLVFTRLWEYDDVNDTADPEHLPPSSFFQPYELQNFTWGDLNKTLDPMANTALLCGRDASESFSNGSLCLKFSAFDVEGRDQGWPSLLHNANSSQLRVGLDGVAPRSNRSRFSLELQAVGDTQPMSRVDFLRSIDDEYTPSIFKVSQWVSSPVNSTSPVLGYAQWKPVAYRRPSPVFEDATPCRHSTPVLVAQLPPSGLVLAYYGGESQTTGLNMTFSITGDPFYNTTNYLSWTVLVGLGSPPVDSFSPLVLVIMAVGLGTPMLIILLGGVCVCVRKNRTQTQVYEPIN, from the exons ATGGCGGCGGAGATTTTGTACACAATCCACTTTTATGTCTTATTTTTGCTTTTAACGATTCGGTTTTCTTCTAGTTTTATCGGCAATGGTGATAACTACCGACGGAAT GTATCCCTGGAGCTGAACCCTGGTCTGAACTCCTTGCTGACACCGCTGCCCCCTGGTGTTGGCTTGCTCCATGTGCGGGCGCTTGGCAAAAACAACACACTGCATTACCTCCTCTGCAGCCAGGGGGCGCCAGCATTACTACTGGTGCACACAAGCTCCATTTCATCCAAGGTAGTGGTAGACTGGCCTGCCTTCCTTGTGCAAAATACCACAGGCAGCCTGAAAGTGACTCCAGAGAGCAGTGTTCTGTACAGCAACACACTCGTCTTTACCAGG CTGTGGGAGTATGACGATGTCAACGACACAGCTGACCCTGAGCACCTACCCCCTTCCAGCTTTTTCCAGCCCTACGAGCTGCAGAATTTCACCTGGGGCGACCTGAACAAGACATTGGACCCCATGGCCAACACCGCCCTGCTTTGTGGAAGAGACGCCAGCGAGAGCTTCAGCAATGGCTCGCTCTGTCTGAAG TTCTCAGCCTTTGATGTTGAGGGGCGGGACCAAGGCTGGCCCAGTCTCCTCCACAACGCTAACTCCTCCCAGCTAAGGGTGGGGCTGGACGGCGTGGCCCCGAGGTCCAATCGATCCCGCTTTTCCCTAGAGCTACAGGCCGTGGGAGACACCCAGCCCATGAGCAGAGTGGACTTCCTCCGGTCAATAGATGACGAATACACTCCCTCCATATTCAAg GTATCTCAGTGGGTGTCCTCTCCAGTCAACTCCACCTCCCCTGTTCTTGGCTACGCCCAATGGAAGCCCGTGGCCTACCGCAGGCCATCGCCTGTCTTTGAGGACGCCACTCCCTGCCGGCACTCAACCCCTGTCCTCGTAGCCCAGCTTCCCCCCTCCGGTCTGGTGCTGGCTTATTATGGAGGGGAGAGCCAGACCACCGGGCTCAACATGACCTTCAGTATCACTGGAGACCCATTCTACAACACCACCAACTACCTTAGCTG GACTGTGTTGGTGGGACTGGGCTCTCCTCCTGTGGACTCGTTTTCCCCCCTGGTTCTGGTCATCATGGCGGTGGGGCTGGGCACTCCCATGCTGATCATCCTGCTgggcggggtgtgtgtgtgtgtccgcaagAACAGGACCCAAACGCAGGTTTACGAGCCAATCAACTGA
- the LOC115173615 gene encoding CREB-regulated transcription coactivator 2, whose translation MFMAGTGNGGCGVGQGPGSSSGSCNPRKFSEKIALLTQRQAEDTAAFQEVMMDITSTRIQVQRARQARSLGTYYGGSLPNVNQIGRSTSDVQGQLSCNPDNGYPIRLHPMAERAQGEGRLSFPVRPNRKHTDNSPYRSVHLSPPPEPSWRRNWSSSSPVDKSHQMHHPITALNRTNSDSALHTSVRNTHTGDHLSPNQQALTSQNRHGVFPYPVPPIEENVLEEGKPLRNTKKCPALPTGIKSRKFPGVNILSSPDQQFSALNVPSALNVSGSLPDLSSLHLPSPQPVGVDPDKPTACSTGHLPGTPSHLGARDDEFPLPGLSLSLQGSYSNPLLQSSHSIPNIQSSLSSHSLSSSLSSTSLNFSLSNTSLQSSPSNQSLQSFLSSSSLSGLSLQSTTSHCSYSSGIGGSRSCSSSSLSCSPRPTSQTQVPPSRRRTPLSPLVVPTGGESRWLQSKQFSPVGSPKLSSITQGVLLNTNQLPQESRPPGYRHCQPQHEGAPAAQQPMHRGLPQRQHSLTEGQQQPRQEPQKTPPHHEKSRDLQQQGVHQQQQQQHPQQQLPQTHNLQRVEYHHQQQYQHPNQLYQCQTQHVQTEGQDLDTKQQRQSGSNQCENLQQQHLHQLQKEQHQRQQEHQQQQKQVYQNLPQQQQEKQRQQYQLHQQHPHQQNPHQQQYQQQAYQRQPQQHRALRQDEVLQQQQQLQQFQPYQQQQRQNGSQQQHQWHLQCAYPPSQSLNLNGQNMSNPQKVPTMQMTRKHQTQAQGRSWAHQKVQGQKDQIQSTKISSQMNSFMDNSPDLYNDSSILDHFQNESYMGLHLTPSQTQALSQQLGQLSKEPLWGDSGPQSVVGKDGGVYCGNQVPQMSVHCQNQSSVDCHNILMTDKTAFEDFSGVLPMLGFDADPFALDNPLQIDPLDLEELNKLADGNMVEDSVKGHCSNLLR comes from the exons ATGTTTATGGCAGGTACAGGCAACGGGGGCTGCGGGGTAGGCCAGGGGCCAGGCTCTAGTTCTGGGTCCTGCAATCCGCGAAAGTTTAGCGAGAAGATAGCACTCCTCACCCAGCGGCAAGCTGAGGACACCGCAGCCTTTCAGGAGGTTATGATGGACATCACTTCCACCAGG ATTCAGGTCCAGAGAGCGCGGCAGGCCAGAAGCCTTGGCACTTATTACGGAGGCTCCCTTCCCAATGTCAACCAGATTGGGAGAAGCACTTCAGATGTACAG GGTCAGCTCTCCTGTAATCCAGACAATGGCTACCCCATAAGACTTCACCCAATGGCAGAGCGGGCACAAGGAGAGGGGCGGCTCAGTTTCCCAGTCAGGCCAAACAGGAAACAT ACTGACAACTCTCCCTACCGCTCAGTTCATCTGTCTCCACCACCCGAACCCAGCTGGAGAAG GAACTGGTCTAGCAGCTCTCCAGTGGACAAAAGCCACCAGATGCACCATCCCATCACAGCACTTAATAG AACTAACTCGGACTCGGCCCTGCACACCAGTGTGAGGAACACCCACACGGGGGACCATTTGAGCCCAAACCAGCAGGCTTTAACCTCACAGAACAGACATGGTG TTTTTCCATATCCAGTGCCTCCGATTGAGGAGAATGTCCTAGAAGAGGGAAAACCATTAAGAAATACCAAGAAG TGTCCTGCACTTCCCACTGGAATCAAATCACGTAAATTCCCTGGTGTAAA CATCCTGTCCTCTCCAGATCAGCAGTTCAGTGCTCTCAACGTCCCTTCCGCTCTCAATGTGAGTGGCTCCTTGCCCGACCTCTCCAGCCTGCACCTTCCCTCCCCACAGCCTGTAGGTGTGGACCCAGACAAACCCACTGCCTGCAGCACTGGCCACCTACCTGGAACTCCCTCTCACCTTGGTGCGAGGGACGATGAATTTCCTTTGccag GTTTGTCGTTGTCTCTCCAAGGTTCATACAGTAATCCATTGCTCCAGTCCTCCCACAGCATCCCCAATATCCAATCCTCTCTCAGCAGCCACTCCCTTTCCAGCTCTCTAAGCTCCACCTCCTTGAACTTCTCACTCAGCAACACTTCCCTGCAGTCATCCCCTAGCAACCAATCCCTCCAGTCCTTCCTCAGCAGCTCTTCCCTAAGTGGCTTATCCCTGCAATCCACAACTAGCCACTGTAGCTACAGCAGTGGGATTGGTGGATCTCGCTCTTGCTCCTCCTCTTCGCTATCCTGCTCCCCACGTCCAACTAGCCAGACGCAGGTGCCTCCGTCAAGGAGGCGGACTCCCCTCAGCCCACTGGTCGTTCCCACTGGTGGAGAGTCTCGCTGGCTCCAATCTAAACAGTTTTCACCGGTTGGGTCTCCAAAGTTATCTTCTATAACTCAG GGAGTTCTCCTGAACACCAACCAATTACCACAGGAGTCAAGGCCACCAGGATATCGTCACTGCCAACCTCAACACGAGGGTGCTCCAGCAGCTCAGCAGCCCATGCATAGAGGTCTGCCACAGCGACAGCATTCTCTGACAGAGGGGCAGCAGCAACCCAGGCAGGAACCGCAGAAAACGCCGCCACACCACGAGAAATCCAGGGATCTACAACAACAAGGTGTAcatcagcagcagcaacaacaacacccACAGCAACAGCTCCCACAGACACACAATCTCCAACGAGTGGAATACCACCATCAACAACAGTACCAACACCCAAATCAACTATATCAATGCCAGACCCAGCATGTCCAGACAGAAGGTCAGGACCTGGACACAAAACAGCAACGTCAAAGTGGGTCAAACCAGTGTGAGAACTTACAGCAACAACACTTACATCAATTACAAAAGGAACAGCATCAACGACAACAAGAGCACCAGCAACAACAGAAACAAGTGTACCAAAACCTCCCACAGCAACAGCAAGAGAAGCAAAGGCAACAATACCAGCTGCACCAGCAACACCCACACCAGCAGAACCCACATCAGCAACAGTATCAACAACAAGCGTACCAAAGACAACCTCAGCAACACCGAGCACTTCGACAAGATGAGGTGctacagcagcaacagcagctcCAGCAGTTTCAACCATACCAACAGCAGCAGCGGCAAAATGGCAGCCAGCAGCAACATCAGTGGCATCTCCAGTGTGCATACCCGCCATCTCAGAGCCTCAACTTGAACGGACAGAACATGTCAAACCCACAAAAAGTACCTACAATGCAGATGACTCGTAAGCATCAGACCCAAGCCCAGGGAAGGAGCTGGGCACATCAAAAGGTGCAAGGTCAGAAGGACCAGATTCAGTCGACCAAAATCTCCTCACAGATGAACTCCTTCATGGACAACAGTCCGGACCTCTACAAT GACTCTTCCATACTGGATCATTTCCAGAATGAGTCCTACATGGGCCTACACCTCACACCCAGCCAGACTCAGGCGCTCTCCCAGCAG CTGGGACAACTCAGTAAGGAGCCTCTCTGGGGAGATTCTGGGCCTCAATCTGTGGTTGGGAAAGATGGAGGGGTTTACTGTGGGAACCAGGTACCGCAGATGTCCGTCCACTGCCAGAACCAAAGCAGTGTGGACTGTCATAACATCCTTATGACAG ACAAAACAGCTTTTGAGGATTTCTCTGGAGTACTGCCCATGCTGGGATTTGATGCAGACCCCTTTGCCCTGGATAACCCCCTTCAGATTGATCCCCTAGACCTGGAGGAGCTTAACAAGCTGGCAGATGGCAACATGGTCGAGGACTCTGTGAAAGGTCACTGCTCTAACCTACTTAGGTGA